One Trichormus variabilis 0441 genomic window, TTCGTTGCCAGAGTATGAGGCGATCGCACGTCAACTACCATTAAACAATATCCGCACCGCCGACTGGTCGCAATCCGTCGCCCAATTTTGGAACATAGTCATCGATTCCGCCTTTACTCCCCAAGCAATATTTGGGTTACTCCGCGCTGGTTGGACTACCATCCAAGGAGCATTATCACTAGGCTTAATGCGTCGCGGTTATGAGCGGGGGTTAATTCGGTTTGGGTTGCTGTGTGGGGATAAGTGAGGGATTGGGGATTGGGGATTGATGATTGTACAGACGCGATTAATCGCGTCTCTGACCACGCTTAATTAAACTGGCGACGACTGTAGCCAATTCTGTGGGTTCAATGGGTTTTGGTAAATGTAGTTGGAATCCTTCTTGAATGGCTCGTGTTCTGTCCTCGGCTCTGGCGTAGGCTGTTAAGGCGGTGGCGGGAATATTTCCCCCTTGTTCTGGCGGTAAGGAGCGTAGTTTGCGAATTAGAGAGTAGCCGTCTTCTTCTGGCATTCCGATATCACTTACCAAAACATCTGGTTTCCATTGGGAAATTATCTGTAATGCCTCTTTTGCTGTTGGCACTGATCTGACTTGAGCTTGACATTGCTCTAATACTGTGCTGACAAAATCACGAGAATCTGACTCGTCATCTACTACTAACACCCGCACCCCTAACAGCGAAGGACATAAAGGTAAGGGGGTGAAATGTTCCCCTCTTGGGCTAATTGGCTCGATAGTAGTTGCTTTATTTTCCGAGAGGAGGGGTAATTTGACTGTAAATGTAGAACCTTGTTCTTCACCGGGACTATGTACATGAACTGTACCGCCATGTAACTCTACTAGATGGCGAACAATCGCTAAACCTAATCCCAAACCTCCGTGGGATCTGGTGATGGAACTATCAGCTTGGCGAAAGCGGTCAAATACGTAAGGTAGAAAGCTGGAATTAATACCTATACCTGTATCGATGACTTGGATTTGTGCGTAGCTATTGGTGATGAGTTCATTTTGTTCACAACCAGGATTTTTGGTGAGTCTCACTTCTACTTTGCCGCCGGAGGGTGTGAATTTAATGGCATTTGTGAGTAAATTCCAGATCACCTGCTGCAAGCGTTCTGGATCACCGGAAACCTGGAATGGTAAGTTTTCTGTAGCTGGATTTTCTAAGAAGAATGTTAAATCGATTTCTTTAGCTTGGGCGGCGAGGTTAATATTCTCGATGGTTGTTTCAATGATGGGAATGAGGTTACAAGTGCGGACGTTGAGACGTAACTTACCTCTAATCATCCGCGATATATCTAGTAAGTCTTCAATGAGTTGGGTTTGAGCTTTGGCGTTGCGCTCGATAGTTTCTAAACCTTTAGCGGTTTGCGCTTCACTTAGCCTACGGGCTTGTAATAACTGCGCCCAGCCGAGAATTGCATTGAGTGGCGATCGCAATTCATGGGATAAGATAGCCAAAAACTCATCTTTCATGCGATTGGCTTCTGTTAATTGCTCTGTCTGCCGTTGCAAAGAATTAATCAGTTCCATTCGTTCCATAGCGATCGCAATTTGGTCGCAAACCGCCTGCATCATCCCCTTTTGATTTTCGGTGAAACTGGTACGGCTGCGACTGCCAAAGGAGAGTGTCCCTAAAAGTCTGCCTTGAGCAATCAATGGATAACTGTAATAAGCATGAATCCCCATAGAGCGGATTAGCTGTGTTTTAGGGTCAGTTGACTGCTGGACGTTCTCTAAAGCGATGGAATGACGTTCCTGAGCAGTTGTACCACAGATGGCTTCCCCAAACTTTAAAAACTTGATTTTTTGGGCTAGTTCAGGACAAATGCCGTGATAAGAAGCTAAACGTATGGACTGAGAATTGTCTTCTACCAAGTAGTTTAAATAAACATCCAGTCCAATTTGCTGTGCCAGTTTCTGGAAGCAACTATCAATCAGTGCTACTGGTTCCTGACTTGATAACAGGTCATTAGCTGTACTAAATAGTAATTTTAGCCGTTGATAACCCAAGGACAGAGCTTTTTCTGCCTGCTTGATCTGAGTTACATCTTGAAATACTACTACACAGGTAGCTGGATAACCGTGCATGGCTGGCAAGGTATCAGCAAATATGAGTAAAGATAGTACTTCATCGTTGGTATGCCAGTCTAACTCTAATCCTTCTAGACGTTCTCCTCTAGCAACCCGCACTCCAGGCATCTGCTCATTGGGTATGGGATTACCATTGATATCTGTGAAATGATATACAGTGTGGTACTCTTCGGCTGGTACTCCTCTGGGAAATTTACCACCAGCTAATTCATCGGCGGCACGATTGGCAAAGGTAACCCGTGCTGTTTCTGGTTCAATAAACAGCAATGGTCTTGGCATCAGATTCAACACATCTTCTAGCCATTTTTGCTCATTTCGCAGTAACTCTTCTGCTTGCTTGCGTTGTGTAATATCTACAAAGGCACCAATACAGCCTCTAGTTTTGCCATCTTCATCAAAAAGTGGGGCAACGTACTCTAGCAATTTGATGATTTCGCCATTTTCATGAACTACATCAACTTCATAATCTAATACTTCTACACCGTGAACCGCAGAGTACTGCATGGGAAGTTCTGCTGGTAAAAGCTCTCTACCTTCGTGAAATATTTTAAATGTGGTTGGTCTTTGATTTGGGGGAGCGCTGAGGGAGGCATTTACATCTGTGGAAAGTTGCAATTGCTTGGCAAAAGCTGGATTAATTTTAATATTTTGACATTCTGCATCTTCTGCTATGCCAATGCCAATAGGTATCATGTCTAATAAAGTTTGTAATTCGACGACGCGACGCTGTAAATCTTTATTAAGTTGGAGTATTTTCTGTTGTGCTTGTTGGCGTTCGCTTAAGTCTAAAATAAAGGCAACGGATTCTTCGCGCTCTTCTCCTAGCAATACATAACCAATTAATACGGGAATGCGGCTACCATCTTGGCGAATGTACTCTTTTTCATAAGTTGTACAAGCTCCTTTGGGGTTGGCTTGAGCTTCCGCAATACCTTGCTCATCTAAGTAGAAATATTCTGGTGGTGTGAGATTTTTCCAATTGAGTCTGCCTGTAAGTAAGTCTTCCTGAGAATAACCAACCATCATCAAAAATGCTTCGTTGGCTTGTTGAATACCACCGTAAATATCTGCGAAAGCAATGCCAATAATATTGGCATTGACAAGGCTTTTCAGTTTTTCCTCATAAGCTTTCAAACTTTCTTGAGCGCGATCGCGTTGTTGGCTCAAAAGTTCGATGACTACTGCATTTTGCCAAATGATGATCACAAAAATGACAATTAAGATAACCGCAAAGACTGAAACGGCAAAGTCTGGGCCGTATCTGCCGGCTCTTTGTCCTTTGAGGATTAACCACCCCAAGAACAAAGGTACGGTAATCGCTGCTAGTAATAAGCGACGTGCAATTAAACCCCCATAGCTATCGCTAAACACTATCTTCATTAGCCCTTTTTCTGATTGTCCAGACAAAATGCCAATACACAGCACTATAAATAATAATGCTGTCTGCAAAGACATCGAGGTAAAATTCGGGTTAATTGTGTAAAAAAAATTCACTTTGTAGGCATAGCAGACAAACACCTCTAAGGAAATCACTGTGGTAAAGAGAGTGAGAATCTGAGCATACCAATAGCTGCGATTATTTCGGGGATAAGTCAGCAGTTCTAAAGCTATACCTATGAGGAGAAAATTAATTGCTGTATTCAACCCCATATGTGGTGTGTTGATGGTAGTAAACACATCACCCAAAAACAGTTTGTCAATTCCCGATTCCCAGCCACACAAATATTCGCAAATTGCCAGCGCAGCAATAATGGTATTAGAGACACTAAAAGCTCTAGACAGTTTTTGGTAGGGCTTGTGGCTCTGGCTGGAATGTGATGTCCCCGACGGTTTCGTTACTAAAAGCCATACAGAAATACCGCAGAGTGCGAAGCATAATGCTGTATTCGGTGTCATGATCCCTGAACTACCCCAAAAAAATATTTTGAGAAGTTCTACATCGAGCAGCCAGCCAATTAATATGGAACTACTAACCAACGTGGCGATCGCACTCGCAATTTTTGCCACTAGTGAACCGTGCATATTGTGCAGTCGCAAGTGGTTGAATTCTAACATTGAGACTTCTGTAACTTTATTTGTATATAAGACTACTATCTTATTTTTCAATTGTACGTAGGGGAGCCACTACGTTGGTGAGGCAGTCTGATCTTCTCTACGTTCCCTGGGGGACGCTATGCGTAGTGTGTCGTTCGCGGTAGTGTTGCGTAGCAAAGACAAACGCTCTCCACGTTGGCAGTAGCCTCTTGTAGGCAAGGGGGGTTCCTTGCTGGGAGCAAGTGGCCTAGATACTCAGATTTTCACGCGCAAGCGCAGGCTACGCTAACAATAATCAAATCATATTCCTATACGATTGTAATGTTTAGGATGATCTACTATCGATATGCGCGGTTACTTGATTTAAACTACTGCCAAAGGTATTGGTTTACATCTACCTATATATATATTTTGCTGCGTCAGTAATTAAAATGTTCTTGAATGCCGTTAACACTTAAAATCTTTACCATTTTATTTTTGTGCTTTTAATTAGCCCTGGTAAAATGCTTCTACGAATATAAGTAGATGAACAGAAACTCATTTTTAATATCTTCCCAATTGTCAACTTAGGTCAACAAATGCAAAACCCTGAATCGACGTTGAATAAGAATTAAGCACTCAGATTCAGATTTTACCATTTTCTGTACAACAAAGCTTATATAGGACTACTATTTGATTTCTGAATCATATATATTACTGCCTATGCACACACTACAGATACTTAAGTTTGTACAATAATTAAATCAGATTCATATAACTTGAGTAAATAAGACAATGTAGTCATTATTTTACCTAATAAATGTATTCTTTGTTTATTGATTCAATAATTTCTGATTTTTGTTTAACAGAGTTAAAACAATCTTGATTTTACTAATTTTAAGCAATAATTAATAGCAAATAAAGTTTTTGCTACAGACGGTAATATTTTAAAGACAACCCCTGAGAGGGTTATATAAATAATGATTTATCAGTGTGTCCACAGTTTTTTCTAACTGATACATCATACATATTGAGTATTTTTTATTTGTCGATCTCTTAAGGTTGAACATAGTCGTTCTCGAAGAATTAATCTCTGCCAAAGAGACTTTTAAGATTCGATACATGGGAATTAACTTTGAATAATAAGACAAATTTGGTATATTACAGAATGTCACATTGCTATCACTGTTTATATTTACACCAAAAATTTATAATGTAATATCAAATAACAACGCAAATACGCACAGCACAAGTCACATTAAAATAGATGTGATTTTAATAAATTGAAAATTTTGTTAATTTTGATACAAAAAAACATTAATATTTAGGAGCAATACTAGCTAATCTCTAGTTTTTCCAGTTTAGTCAAAACAATATCCAGTATTATC contains:
- a CDS encoding PAS domain-containing hybrid sensor histidine kinase/response regulator encodes the protein MLEFNHLRLHNMHGSLVAKIASAIATLVSSSILIGWLLDVELLKIFFWGSSGIMTPNTALCFALCGISVWLLVTKPSGTSHSSQSHKPYQKLSRAFSVSNTIIAALAICEYLCGWESGIDKLFLGDVFTTINTPHMGLNTAINFLLIGIALELLTYPRNNRSYWYAQILTLFTTVISLEVFVCYAYKVNFFYTINPNFTSMSLQTALLFIVLCIGILSGQSEKGLMKIVFSDSYGGLIARRLLLAAITVPLFLGWLILKGQRAGRYGPDFAVSVFAVILIVIFVIIIWQNAVVIELLSQQRDRAQESLKAYEEKLKSLVNANIIGIAFADIYGGIQQANEAFLMMVGYSQEDLLTGRLNWKNLTPPEYFYLDEQGIAEAQANPKGACTTYEKEYIRQDGSRIPVLIGYVLLGEEREESVAFILDLSERQQAQQKILQLNKDLQRRVVELQTLLDMIPIGIGIAEDAECQNIKINPAFAKQLQLSTDVNASLSAPPNQRPTTFKIFHEGRELLPAELPMQYSAVHGVEVLDYEVDVVHENGEIIKLLEYVAPLFDEDGKTRGCIGAFVDITQRKQAEELLRNEQKWLEDVLNLMPRPLLFIEPETARVTFANRAADELAGGKFPRGVPAEEYHTVYHFTDINGNPIPNEQMPGVRVARGERLEGLELDWHTNDEVLSLLIFADTLPAMHGYPATCVVVFQDVTQIKQAEKALSLGYQRLKLLFSTANDLLSSQEPVALIDSCFQKLAQQIGLDVYLNYLVEDNSQSIRLASYHGICPELAQKIKFLKFGEAICGTTAQERHSIALENVQQSTDPKTQLIRSMGIHAYYSYPLIAQGRLLGTLSFGSRSRTSFTENQKGMMQAVCDQIAIAMERMELINSLQRQTEQLTEANRMKDEFLAILSHELRSPLNAILGWAQLLQARRLSEAQTAKGLETIERNAKAQTQLIEDLLDISRMIRGKLRLNVRTCNLIPIIETTIENINLAAQAKEIDLTFFLENPATENLPFQVSGDPERLQQVIWNLLTNAIKFTPSGGKVEVRLTKNPGCEQNELITNSYAQIQVIDTGIGINSSFLPYVFDRFRQADSSITRSHGGLGLGLAIVRHLVELHGGTVHVHSPGEEQGSTFTVKLPLLSENKATTIEPISPRGEHFTPLPLCPSLLGVRVLVVDDESDSRDFVSTVLEQCQAQVRSVPTAKEALQIISQWKPDVLVSDIGMPEEDGYSLIRKLRSLPPEQGGNIPATALTAYARAEDRTRAIQEGFQLHLPKPIEPTELATVVASLIKRGQRRD